One Felis catus isolate Fca126 chromosome D3, F.catus_Fca126_mat1.0, whole genome shotgun sequence DNA segment encodes these proteins:
- the RTN4R gene encoding reticulon-4 receptor, with protein MKRASAGGSQLLAWVLWLQAWRVAAPCPGACVCYNEPKVTTSCPQQGLQAVPTDIPAASQRVFLHGNRIVHVPAAGFRACRNLTILWLHSNALTRIDAAAFTGLTLLEQLDLSDNAQLRAVDPTTFHGLSRLHTLHLDRCGLQELGPGLFRGLAALQYLYLQDNSLQALPDDAFRDLGNLTHLFLHGNRIPSVPERAFRGLHSLDRLLLHQNRVARVHPHAFRDLGRLMTLYLFANNLSALPAEALAPLRSLQYLRLNDNPWVCDCRARPLWAWLQQFRGSSSELPCSLPPHLAGRDLKRLAATDLEGCAIAARPSRPIRTGGPTDDERLGLPKCCQPDAMDKASVLEAGSPGSAGNALKGRVPSGDSPPGNGSGPRHINDSPFGTLPGSAEPPLTGMRPEGSEPPGPPTTGPRRRPGCSRKNRTRSSHCRLGQASSGGGGTGDAEGSGALPSLACGLAPLGLALVLWTVLGPC; from the coding sequence GGAGCCAGCTGCTGGCCTGGGTGCTGTGGCTGCAGGCGTGGCGGGTGGCAGCACCGTGCCCAGGTGCCTGTGTGTGTTACAACGAGCCCAAGGTGACGACGAGCTGCCCGCAGCAGGGCCTCCAGGCTGTGCCCACTGATATCCCGGCCGCCAGCCAGCGCGTCTTCTTGCACGGCAACCGCATCGTGCACGTGCCCGCCGCCGGCTTCCGTGCCTGCCGTAACCTCACCATCTTGTGGCTGCATTCGAATGCACTGACCCGCATTGATGCTGCTGCCTTCACCGGCCTGACCCTTCTCGAGCAGCTGGACCTCAGCGACAATGCACAGCTGCGTGCCGTGGACCCCACCACGTTCCATGGCCTGAGCCGCCTGCACACGCTGCACCTGGACCGCTGCGGCCTGCAGGAGCTGGGCCCCGGCCTGTTCCGTGGCCTGGCTGCCCTGCAGTACCTCTACCTACAGGACAACAGTCTGCAGGCGCTGCCAGATGACGCCTTCCGCGACCTGGGCAACCTCACACACCTCTTCCTGCACGGCAACCGCATCCCCAGCGTGCCTGAGCGCGCCTTCCGTGGCCTGCACAGCCTCGACCGCCTCCTTCTACATCAGAACCGTGTGGCCCGTGTGCACCCGCATGCCTTCCGTGACCTCGGCCGCCTCATGACGCTCTACCTGTTTGCCAACAACCTCTCTGCGCTGCCTGCAGAGGCCCTGGCACCCCTGCGTTCCCTGCAGTATCTGCGGCTCAATGATAACCCCTGGGTGTGTGACTGCCGGGCACGCCCGCTCTGGGCCTGGCTGCAGCAGTTCCGAGGCTCCTCGTCTGAGCTGCCCTGCAGCCTGCCCCCACACCTGGCCGGCCGTGACCTCAAGCGCTTGGCTGCCACCGACCTGGAGGGCTGTGCTATTGCTGCCAGGCCCTCCCGTCCCATCCGGACCGGCGGGCCTACTGATGACGAGCGTCTGGGTCTGCCCAAATGCTGCCAGCCTGATGCCATGGACAAGGCCTCAGTGTTGGAGGCTGGCAGTCCAGGCTCAGCCGGCAACGCGCTCAAGGGACGTGTGCCATCCGGCGACAGCCCACCAGGCAATGGCTCTGGCCCACGGCACATCAACGACTCCCCCTTCGGGACCCTGCCTGGCTCAGCTGAGCCCCCACTGACCGGGATGAGGCCCGAGGGCTCCGAGCCACCGGGGCCCCCCACCACAGGCCCTCGCCGGAGGCCAGGCTGTTCCCGCAAGAACCGCACCCGCAGCAGCCACTGCCGTCTGGGCCAGGCGAGCAGTGGGGGCGGTGGGACTGGTGATGCAGAGGGCTCAGGCGCCCTGCCCAGCCTCGCCTGTGGCCTGGCCCCCCTAGGCCTCGCGCTGGTGCTGTGGACGGTGCTTGGGCCCTGCTGA